A part of Carettochelys insculpta isolate YL-2023 chromosome 1, ASM3395843v1, whole genome shotgun sequence genomic DNA contains:
- the LOC142002019 gene encoding olfactory receptor 52E4-like gives MPNSSTTNFTNPSTFILLGFPGLEASYKWISIAFCAMYTSAVLGNFTILFIVKTETSLHEPMYYFLCMLAISDLVLSTSTIPKILSIFWFNAKEIDFSACLTQMYFIHCFAVTESGIFMAMAFDRYVAICHPLRHSTILTKPMVAKISLAVVLRSGILALPYPFLARHWSYCRTNIVPHSFCDHIAIVKLACSDIRIGNYYGLFVLFFVCLDVFFIAVSYTQILRAIFRLPTKEARLKTFGTCGSHLCALLAFHTPELFSSLTHRFGNNIPLHFLILFANVYLLFPPMFHPIIYGVRTKQIRDKLHRLFTYKGT, from the coding sequence ATGCCAAATTCAAGCACAACCAACTtcaccaacccctccaccttcatTCTGCTGGGCTTTCCTGGACTAGAAGCATCCTATAAATGGATTTCCATTGCTTTCTGTGCCATGTACACTTCAGCGGTCTTGGGAAACTTCACCATCCTGTTCATTGTGAAGACAGAAacgagcctccatgagcccatgtactatttcctctgcatgttgGCCATCAGTGACCTAGTCCTGTCCACATCCACCATACCCAAAATCCtcagcatcttctggttcaatgCTAAGGAAATAGATTTCAGTGCTTGCCTTACCCAAATGTACTTCATTCACTGCTTTGCAGTGACAGAGTCTGGGATCTTCatggccatggcttttgatcgctatgtagccatctgccatcccctgagacattccaccatcctgacTAAACCCATGGTGGCCAAGATCAGCCTGGCTGTGGTGTTGCGCAGTGGCATCCTTGCACTGCCATATCCTTTTCTGGCGAGGCACTGGTcatattgcagaaccaacatcGTCCCCCACTCATTCTGTGACCACATAGCTATAGTGAAACTTGCTTGCAGTGACATTCGCATCGGCAATTATTATGGTCTGTTTGTGTTGTTCTTTGTGTGTCTGGATGTGTTTTTTATTGCTGTGTCTTATAcccagatcctcagggccatcttcaGGCTCCCCACAAAGGAAGCCCGGCTCAAGACTTTTGGGACCTGTGGCTCCCACCTTTGTGCCCTTTTAGCTTTTCATACCCCAGAATTATTCTCCTCCCTCACACACCGGTTTGGCAATAACATCCCCCTGCATTTCCTTATTCTCTTTGCCAACGTGTACCTTCTGTTTCCTCCCATGTTCCACCCCATCATCTACGGAGTGAGGACCAAACAGATCCGAGACAAGCTGCACCGGCTCTTTACCTATAAAGGGACCTAA
- the LOC142002016 gene encoding olfactory receptor 52E4-like, with amino-acid sequence MSDSNTTNFVNPTTFILLGIPGLESSYVWISIPFCTMYVTAIFGNFTILFIVKTEPSLHEPMYYFLCMLAVTDLVLSTSTMPKLLSILWFSGREIDFNICLTQMYLIHSSSAMESAILVAMAFDRYVAICDPLRHSTVLTNPMVAKIGVAVVLHSCILTLPYPFLVKRWPYCRTNIIPHSYCDHITIVKLACADISISSYYGLIVVSSGWLDVFFICVSYTQILRVIFRLPTMDSRLRTFGTCNSHLCAILVFYIPQFFYAIMKRFGQNVPLHFLILFANVYVMVPPVLHPLIYGLRTKEIRSRLFQLFTHTRT; translated from the coding sequence ATGTCTGATTCTAACACAACCAACTTTGTCAACCCCACcaccttcatcctgctgggcattcctggcctcGAGTCATCCTATGtatggatctccatccccttctgcaccatgtATGTCACAGCCATCTTTGGAAACTTCACCATCCTATTCATTGTGAAGACAGAGCCGAGCCTTCAcgagcccatgtactatttcctctgcatgctggctgtcacTGACCTGGTCCTGTCCACGTCCACAATGCCCAAGCTGCTGAGCATCCTGTGGTTCAGTGGCAGAGAGATTGATTTCAACATCTGCCTCACTCAGATGTATCTTATCCACTCCTCCTCAGCTATGGAGTCTGCAATCCTAgtggccatggcttttgatcgctatgtggccatatgtgatcccctgagacattccactGTCCTGACAAACCCTATGGTGGCAAAAATTGGTGTGGCTGTGGTGCTGCACAGTTGCATACTCACACTGCCCTATCCCTTTCTGGTGAAGCGGTGGCCTTATTGCAGAACCAACATAATTCCTCACTCATATTGTGATCATATAACTATAGTGAAACTTGCCTGTGCTGACATCAGCATCAGTAGTTACTATGGCCTCATTGTGGTATCCTCTGGGTGGCTGGATGTGTTTTTTATTTGTGTGTCCTATACTCAGATTCTTAGGGTCATCTTCAGACTCCCCACGATGGACAGCCGTCTCAGGACTTTTGGGACCTGCAACTCCCACCTTTGTGCCATATTAGTTTTTTATATCCCACAATTCTTCTATGCCATCATGAAGCGGTTTGGCCAGAATGTGCCCCTGCATTTCCTCATTCTGTTTGCCAATGTATATGTTATGGTACCTCCCGTACTACACCCCCTCATCTATGGCCTGAGGACCAAAGAGATCAGGAGCAGGCTGTTTCAGCTCTTTACTCATACACGGACCTAA